A window of Zalophus californianus isolate mZalCal1 chromosome 17, mZalCal1.pri.v2, whole genome shotgun sequence genomic DNA:
cccacccccacccctttgtcTGCCACCAGGATTCCACCCTGGTGACAACAGGCGCTAAAGCGGGGAAGCAGGTGTgggtcgggggaggggagagggtgtggTGTCAGGCCTGCGCGACCTCAcactcccccacctccatctGACACTGATCTGTTTTGGGATTCCTCCCCACCCTTTCCCTGCCACGCCATGACCTTGAACTCTAGCGGAGCCAGccacccctcctgcctctctgtgtctctgtctctcactgtctgccatctctgtgtctatttctgggCATTTCTCTGGGGGttctctctgggtctgtttcaGGCTTTGTCTGCAACTCTCCACGTCTGTGTCTTTCACTCCCCTTGTCTCCCCGTGCATTTTTGTCTCTGCATTTCTGTGGGTGTCTCTGTGAATCGGCCCCTCTCAGTATGTATCGGTGTCTGTCTGTGATCCcgtttctgtctctctttgtctctggatTCGTGTCTCTATCTTTCTAGCTCTTTCGAGGGCGTCCTTCCCCATGTCTCTGCCATTCTCCCTCTGGgtccctatttctttctttcagtggTCTCTGGGCTTTGTGGTATACATCTGCTTCTCCATTGTCCCTTTCTTTGCACATCTTTCTAGGAATCTGTGTCTTACTCCCTCTCTGTGggtctctggctctctctgtgtctttgggcCTTGGTCTGAGCCTCTCTGCAGCCCAGGTGCAGCAGAAGAGCTGAGAACGCACCAGCTCTGCTCCTGCGGTGTGCTGTGGCTTGGGGGGCCCTGCCCTCTGTCCCCTCGTCGCCCTCacacctcaccccccaccccccaggcagcAGACATGCAGCCACTCCTAGCTCAGAAAGAAGCTTTATTCCTCCGGGACACCTTCAGGGCTAGGGCAGGGGGCAGGCCGGCTCAGCCTTCAAACTTTTTCTTGCGGCCCTCCATTCCACTCAGCGCATCGATGTTCTTACGCCAGTCTCCCACCTCCCGGTTTTCCTGGAGGAATGGGGTGAAGGGTTAGGGTCTCTCCCTGGTCTACAGTCTCTCAAATATCCTCCGCCCACCCTCCAGCCTGCTGGGCCACTGTGTTTTGGATGTCCATCCCGGGATCTGGTTCTGGAACACTTCCCGTCCCCTCAGGCAATCCCGTCAAATTTGCCCCCATGCACATCCTGTCTAACACATGCACTGAGGGCCTCCTTGCTTACGTCTCTTCCTAGGAGCCTCTGCGTCTTCCCCTTCTTGTCTCCCCCATGcactatttttctctctcatggaCTTCCTGTAGACCTCACACACTTCCTGACTCCTTGCtacttcctttctccctcatgCACTTCCTGGCTTCCCCTTCTAGTTTCTGTCTTCCTCTTGCACTTCCTATGCCCCTGCTACAGTTCCCACTGAGGACCCCTTACCAGATTCTTCTCCCCATAACTCCAACTATCATCTGCCCTGAGTTTAGGCCCTAGGACTGTTGTGCCCCACACCCTCTCCTCTGAGCACCCCCTTCCCTGGCCCGAGCCACACTCACCTTCTCTGTGTCCTCCTTCTTCACCTGCTTGAGGTGGGCCCGCAGGTCTAAGGTCTCCTTAGCCCTGGCGCCCAGCAATGCCTGCATCATGGCATCCGCAGAGATCCTCACCCTCCGCAGGGTGGGCCGCTTAAATTTGCCCCGAAGGTCAAAGATCTTCTGGGTCAGATCTGCGATCTGGGAGCAGCCATAAGAGGAGGTGGAGAcctccccactccacctcctCCGGCCCCATGCTTTCACCCTACATTTCCCTCCTATCTCTCTCCAAGCCTATGGAGGCCTCATCCAGGCTCAGCTCCCACCGCCTTCGGGAAAAATTCCAAGGGCCTCATCCAATAACTctaagtccccccccccccccccgcaatctGTCCAGTCTCCTCTTTGCAAAACACTGACACATCCCGGTGCAGCTGTGTGCATCCCACAATTCCCTGAGCCATGCCTGAGCTCACTCATCAACACTCGATGCTCCGGCTGCACATTTCCACAGACACATCTTCGCTTTTTCATCTCCTGGCTTTTGCATGCTGTTCCGTCTGCCTGGAACAGCTTTCCCTAACCACTCTACACTCATTCTTCTGCCCCGTCCCTTCCAGCCCCACAGAGCTATCCTGGGTCTCCTGGCGTCTGCAACCACACACAGCTGCAAGGGGACAGGCACCAGACCCTACCCTGAAGAGACCGAGACTGCCCAATACTCCCCACCTCCGTGATGTTCTTGGTGACTTTCGCCTCCACGTCGTATCTCTCTTCATCCACTTTGTCCACGCGGGCGTGGAGTTGTCGGCACAAGTCCTGGTCAAGGAGTGGTGGTATATGTGGTGGGAGGGGGACCCCGAGTCCTGAGTCTGaaagaggaggggctgggggtctggacatCTGGTCCTGGAGGAATAGTTTGAAGCTGGACTCTGGGGCAGCTCGAAGAAAGGGTGCTAGGAGCCAGGAGTCCAGAGAATCTGATGGAACTGGGACTAGAGAAATCAACCTCTGGATTTTGAGACTGTAGGCAGCTGCAGGCCATATTCCTGAACTCCTGAGGGTAAGGATTGGGAGACTGGACCCCAAGGTCCCCAGCAGAAGTGGGGCATAGTGACTAGACCCGTGAGTCCCAAGGATGCAAGACCGGACATTAGGAACCTTGGATCCCCAGCTGGGCAGGAGTCCCTCTGAGAGCGGGTACCTGCAGCTCCGCGAAGCCCAGCCCGGCCAGCTCCAGGGGCTGGCACCGCGTGCTCAGAGCGCGCCCCTTCTCTCCGCGCCGCTCCTCCGCCTCCCGCTCCAGCTCTTGCTTCGCAATCTGCAGCATCAGGGTCTGCGGAGGGGAGGCCAAGGGCCGCAGCACCCCCCGGGATAGCGGATGAGGGCCGCGCCGCACCGGGGAAGCCGCCCTGGCCGGGACAGCCCACTCTCTAGTCCCAGGCCCGGTCAGCTGTCCCGCAGAGACACTCCCCCTCAAGGTCGGGTCCATCGTTCCAAAGCGGCTTGCCACAAGCCCCGCCCGCTCGCCACGGAGGCCCCGCCCCCCATGCACCCAACCCCCAAGCTCTGCCCCCTGAGGACACCTAGGAGCCCCCTCCAGGCCCGTCGGCACCTTCAGCTGCAGTTTCCTCGAGGCGGAGATCTTGGACTTCTTCTGCCGGGGTGGAATGGAGCAAGGGACAATCAGGGCGGGGAATGGAAGACGGacggtgcgggggggggggggggctcacaGCCACTCCCTCACACCTGGTCCAGCTTTGGGCCTGCCTCCAGCTCCAGCCACGACTCTACGGGAAGCCACGCCCCTCATCCCCATTCACCAATCCTGGCCCCTGACTGGTTAGGCACCGCCCTCTCTACCCTAAGCAGTCGCAGTTCCCACGGGCAACGGAACTCCGCCCATAGGCAGGTCTCACCAATCCGAGCCCTCCCTCTGCAAAACCCCGCCCTTGAAGCGCGGCATCCTCCTAGGCTCCGCCCGCGACCAAAGCCCCGCCCCATCTGAGGctctggccccgcccccacccctatGTGCCGCCCACCTCTGTGGACTCGGAACTGAGACCCGCGCAGCCCCGCCCTCACCTTGGCGTGCGGCTCCGTGGCGTACGCTCGGTAGTTGGCCGAGGACCGTCGTCGGATCGGGGTGGGAGCGGGGGGCGGGCACTCCGCCTGGGGTTGGGGGAACGGAGCCGCATCACCGCCgggcccccccccagccccccaccacgcGGTGTCCTGGGGTTGCAgactcctgccccaggccccttTCTGCTGCGCCCCCCCCCCGTTGGTCGCCCCCGGCCGGTGCCCCCTCTCACCGCATCGCTGCTCctggagggagagacagggaggggggaTTAATGAGGGGGCTGTGTCCGTCCAGTCTAAGGGACTCCGGCCCACCAGCTCCCCCATCCTTGGGTCCTAGGGGGTCTGAGTCCCAAACTCTTCCCTCGTGCAGACACCCAGGGATCCcgtccccacctcccttctcagGCCCTGTGTCCACCTCCCACCGCCTCAGGCCTCGGGAGTCCGAGTTACCCAGCTGCACTCACTCGTCCGCCATGCTGAGACTCAGGCCAGGGGttgcaggaggcagagaaagggcaagGGGCGCTTGGAGGGTCAGTGAGGGCACGTCCGGGCTGACCTTGAAGGCCCCTGGGGCTTCGTTCTCCTCCGGGCTGCTCAAACTTGACTGAGGACACTGAGACAAGTGGCGTGGACTGAGACTAAATATACTGCTGtcacctcctccccctgcccaggaTGCGAGATAACTGGGGCgcgtgagggatggggtgggccAGGCAGCGCTCCAGCTGGATCACCCTTCCACCTTGGCGGCCTGGGaactcagacccaggagtccaggcccccagccccctcctccctcagacccaggagtccaggcccccagccccctcctccctcagacccaggggtccaggcccccagccccctcctccctcagacccaggagtcaggacccccagcccctcctccctcagacccaggagtccaggccccaggccctcctccctcaAACCGAGGAGCCTAGGCCCCCAGCcgctcctccctcagacccaggagtccaggcccccagccccctcctccctcagacccaggagtccaggcccccagccccctcctccctcagacccaggagtccaggcccccagcccctcctctttCAGACCCAGGaatccaggcccccagccccctcctccctcagacccaggagcccagctcccagccccctcctccctcagactcaggagtccaggcccccaggccctcctacctcagacccaggagtccagcccccattcccctcctccctcagacccaggagtctgGGCCTCATCCCCACACTAAACTGCAATCTTCATAAGAACTATGGTCAGTTTCTGTATCCCAAACCTGTTAGCCACTCAAtaaattttgttgatttatttgagGATCCACGTATGGCCCAGACTCTCAGGCAACAAAAGCATGGAGAAATCCACCTCTAGCTCACTAGGAACTAGGTCTCCTCTCTTGACCGCCCTAGCAcagcccctctcccagccctggagACAAGACTGAAGCCTGGAAAGACACATGGGCACACGAAGAGGACCCTGCTCTCTTTACTGGGACAGTGTGGGTGTTGAGCGGCCGGGAGAGCAGATTCCCCCAATCCCCAGGAGGCCACACAGAGGGCCTAAGACTCAGGGCCGGATCTCTGTAGGCGGTGTTTAGAGTCTCAAGAGTGGAACGCGTAACTCtgaaaaaacaatgtattttttttttaaagatttatttatctgagagagcgagaatgagagagagagagagtacatgagaggggagagggtcagagggagaagcaggctcctagccgagcagggagcccgatgcgggactcgatcccaggactccaggatcatgacctgagccgaaggcagtcgcttaaccaactgagccacccaggcgccctgaaagaaCAATCTAGAATTCTAGGAACAGAATATAGAATCCCAGGAAAGTAATCTGAAATTCTAGCAGCACCTCTGGAGCTGCCTAAGACTGCTGAGAATACAACTGAGTATTCTAGAGGTGGGCTCTAATTCCAGGACCTGACTTTACAAGTCAGCGATGGGGGACCGGGCATCTGGGGGTGTAGTCAGACTCTCTGGTGTTGGGGTCTGACTCTCTGTGGGTGGAGCTGGAGACTCTGAGGGCTGCTTGAGGAGCCCAGAGGGTGGGGTCCTGCGTTCCAGAGGCTGGCCCTGGTCCTCAAGGGGCGGGACCAGGACCTCAGGGGGCGGAGTCACGGAGCCCACAGCTGCATCAGGGCGGTGGCAAGCCGAGTCCGGGGCCTTGTAGAAGCGTGCGAAGGTCTCTGAGGGCCTGGCTTGGGGCCAGGGGGTGAACCCAGCCGCCCGAGCTAGCTCCCCGACCCGGGTGGCAAACCCCTGCAGCTGCTCCTGCCGCAGGTCCACCAGGTACCTGAAACCAGGAAGGGGCCCGTTAGAGGTCCCGGCTTTCAGCCCTCAGCCTGGACgttccctgctctgccctccgCTGGCTCACCGGGCTAACTCCACCACCAGGCGTCCTCCAGGGACCACGCAGGCCCCGAGATCTGGGCTGAGAAGATGCACCATCCTGTGCAGAGGAAAGGGAGGGCCAAGGCTGAGACTTTCAGGTCCTGAGggaggagtggggctgggggatcCGGACACTGAttaaggaggggctgggggccaggatTCCTGGGTGTaagggaggaggagctgggggaaggAAGTCTGGGAACCTCTCTCTTACCCACAGGCCACATAGAGAAGCTGGAACCGTTCCTTGTAGCAGCTCCTGTGGTGAAGGGTCTGGGCAGAGCCCAGAGGTAGGAAGTGCACAGTGAAGAATTCCAGGGCAGGGACAGCTGGGGAAGAACTGGCAGAGTTAGGCAGACACACAAAGCTTGGAGAGAACTCTCCTTGCCTGTCCTGAAGCCCTTTCTCGTAGATGGATTCCTGGAAAACTCTGGGAAGGTCAGCCCGGCAAGCAgagacccattttacagactagGCAACTGAGACtcgagagaggaaaagaggggcgcctgggtggctcagtcattaagcgtctgccttcggctcaggtcgtgatcccgggctccctgctccgcggg
This region includes:
- the DNAAF3 gene encoding dynein assembly factor 3, axonemal, with the translated sequence MTTPAGSGAGFGSVSWWGLSPALDLQAESPPVDSRGGTEPRTPELDVLLLGSVDGRHLLRTLARAALWPRKRLHFYVLENNLEAVARHMLIFSLALEEPEKMGLQERSETFLEVWGNALLRPQVAAFVRAQANRLAHLVPEPDRLAEQLPWLSLDALKFRERDALEAMFRFWAGGEKGPEAFPMSRLWDSRLRHYLGSRYDARRGVSDWDLHMKLHDRGARVIHTREFRRWRDTGVAFELRDSSAYHVPNRTLASGRLLSHHGERVAARGYWGDIATGPFVAFGIEADDDSLLRTSNGQPVKTAGEITQHNVTELFREVAAWGRPRKTLGNPKEVHQDGDGSPEAVPALEFFTVHFLPLGSAQTLHHRSCYKERFQLLYVACGMVHLLSPDLGACVVPGGRLVVELARYLVDLRQEQLQGFATRVGELARAAGFTPWPQARPSETFARFYKAPDSACHRPDAAVGSVTPPPEVLVPPLEDQGQPLERRTPPSGLLKQPSDLSPRHLSQCPQSSLSSPEENEAPGAFKVSPDVPSLTLQAPLALSLPPATPGLSLSMADESSDAAECPPPAPTPIRRRSSANYRAYATEPHAKKKSKISASRKLQLKTLMLQIAKQELEREAEERRGEKGRALSTRCQPLELAGLGFAELQDLCRQLHARVDKVDEERYDVEAKVTKNITEIADLTQKIFDLRGKFKRPTLRRVRISADAMMQALLGARAKETLDLRAHLKQVKKEDTEKENREVGDWRKNIDALSGMEGRKKKFEG